A single Amphiprion ocellaris isolate individual 3 ecotype Okinawa chromosome 15, ASM2253959v1, whole genome shotgun sequence DNA region contains:
- the crtap gene encoding cartilage-associated protein — MAASTSSQLFSALLIAFFLSVVNSQYEKYSFRSFPRNELMPLESAYKYALDQYTGEKWKETVEYMEVSLRLYRLLRDSEAFCNLNCSSVRLDDEQKFAEFPELRSFGNVMKRAQCLKRCKQGLPAFRQTMPSRDIIDEFDRREPYRYLQYAYFKSDNLAKAVSAAHTFLLKHPDDEMMQRNMAYYKSLPGAEEHFKDLETKSYETLFVRAVRAYNGENFRTSVSDMELALRDFFKVYDECLAASEGPRDVKDFKDFYPSIADHYIEVLERKVSCESDLTPVVGGFVVEKFVATMYHYLQFAYYKMNDLKNAVPCAVSYMLFDPSDEVMKNNVAYYKFHKNQWGLVEEDFLPRSEAVRYYNQTTMQLQMLEFSKQRLVSDDEGEVVEFLDEFLDEDE; from the exons atggcaGCCTCCACTTCTTCCCAACTCTTCTCTGCGCTACTGATCgcctttttcctctctgtggtgAACTCTCAGTACGAAAAGTACAGCTTCAGGAGCTTCCCCAGGAACGAGCTGATGCCTCTGGAGTCCGCTTACAAATACGCGCTGGACCAGTACACCGGGGAGAAGTGGAAGGAGACGGTGGAGTACATGGAGGTGTCTCTGCGGCTCTACCGGCTGCTCAGGGACAGCGAGGCCTTCTGCAACCTCAACTGCAGCTCCGTGAGGCTGGACGACGAGCAGAAGTTTGCGGAGTTTCCAGAGTTGCGCTCGTTCGGGAACGTTATGAAGAGAGCGCAGTGCTTGAAGCGCTGCAAACAGGGGCTGCCTGCCTTCAGACAGACCATGCCCAGCAGGGACATCATAGATGAGTTTGATCGGAGGGAGCCCTACAGATACCTGCAGTATGCCTACTTCAAG TCTGACAACCTGGCCAAGGCGGTGTCGGCGGCTCACACCTTCCTGCTGAAGCACCCGGATGATGAGATGATGCAGAGGAACATGGCCTATTACAAGAGTCTACCTGGAGCTGAAGAGCATTTCAAAGACCTGGAGACCAAATCCTACGAG ACCTTGTTTGTGCGGGCAGTGAGAGCGTATAATGGAGAGAACTTCCGTACGTCGGTGTCAGACATGGAGCTAGCGCTGAGGGACTTCTTCAAGGTCTACGACGAGTGTCTGGCTGCTTCTGAAGGCCCAAGAGACGTCAAAGACTTTAAAGACTTCTACCCCTCCATAGCTG ATCACTACATTGAAGTCCTGGAGAGGAAGGTGAGCTGTGAAAGTGACTTGACACCTGTCGTCGGGGGTTTTGTTGTTGAGAAGTTTGTGGCCACCATGTACCACTACCTGCAGTTCGCCTATTACAAAA TGAACGACCTGAAGAACGCAGTTCCATGTGCAGTGAGCTACATGCTGTTTGACCCCAGTGATGAAGTCATGAAGAACAACGTGGCTTATTACAAGTTCCATAAAAACCAGTGGGGTCTGGTAGAGGAGGACTTCCTTCCCAGATCA GAGGCTGTGCGGTACTACAATCAGACCACTATGCAGCTACAGATGCTGGAGTTCTCCAAACAGCGCCTGGTGAGCGATGATGAG GGGGAGGTGGTGGAGTTTTTAGATGAGTTCCTGGACGAGGATGAATAG